The following are from one region of the Oryzias melastigma strain HK-1 linkage group LG22, ASM292280v2, whole genome shotgun sequence genome:
- the LOC112144236 gene encoding MAGUK p55 subfamily member 5-A, giving the protein MTTSHLNGHVAGEGGGGGADEELRGGHQHREMAIDCPGELGSRTLPVRRSAQLERIRQQQEDLRRRREEEGRQLDLNASLRLRKLAQNSQIGIDNPSFLQDQQIPPQLVASSQHALPELQELLLSLKQVQGCLSDQQSQNDIELVLALLNKSDFQSALKIHNAVAASMHRPSPPFPHTQQALPLAMEVRQLTQSCHSKEGLELNALLSDFQVQSLLLTHDSIAEREMQLEPLPVQGETLAQWGGETVKIVRIEKAPDIPLGATVRNEMESVVISRIVRGGAAERSGLLSEGDEILEINGIEIRGKDVNQVFDILADMHGLLTFVLIPSNQIKPPPVKETVIHVKAHFDYDPSDDPYVPCRELGLSFQKGDILHIISQSDPNWWQAYRDGDEDNQPLAGLVPGKSFQQQREAMKQTIEEDKEPEKSGKLWCAKKNKRKRKKLQYNTHRNEDPDHEDILTYEEMALYHQPANRKRPIALIGPNGCGQTELRQRLLRSQPDRFSGAAQHTTRSRRDGEQSGRDFIFVSRQTFEAELAVGKLIESVESEKNLYGTSTDSVRQVINTGRICVLCLHTQGLKVLRSSDLKPYIIFIAPPSQERLRALLAKDNKIPKPEELRDVIEKAREMEQSSGHLFDAVIVNTDLDKAFHELLRLIDKLDTEPQWVPCSWLR; this is encoded by the exons ATGACAACCTCCCATCTGAATGGCCATGTCGCtggggagggaggaggaggaggagcagatgaGGAGCTGAGGGGGGGGCACCAGCATCGAGAAATGGCAATAGACTGTCCAGGAGAACTGGGGAGTCGAACGCTGCCGGTCCGCCGCTCTGCACAGCTGGAGAGGATACGACAGCAGCAG GAGGACCTTCGGCGGCGCAGAGAGGAGGAAGGCCGGCAGCTGGACCTGAACGCCTCGCTCAGACTCAGGAAACTCGCCCAGAACTCCCAGATCGGGATCGACAACCCATCATTCCTTCAAGACCAACAGATCCCGCCGCAGCTGGTTGCCAGCAGCCAACATGCACTGCCAG agctgcaggagctgctgctgtcccTGAAGCAGGTCCAGGGATGCCTGTCTGACCAGCAGAGTCAGAATGACATTGAGCTCGTCCTCGCGCTGCTGAACAAG TCTGATTTCCAGTCTGCGCTGAAGATCCATAATGCCGTGGCTGCCAGCATGCACAGGCCCTCTCCTCCATTCCCGCACACACAGCAGGCGCTCCCGCTGGCCATGGAG GTCAGGCAGCTCACTCAGTCCTGTCATAGTAAAGAAGGATTGGAGCTCAACGCCCTGCTGTCAGACTTTCAAGTCCAG TCGCTGCTCCTGACCCACGACAGCATAGCAGAGAGAGAGATGCAGCTGGAACCGCTCCCCGTTCAGGGAGAAACGCTGGCACAGTGGGGGGGCGAGACCGTCAAGATCGTCCGCATAGAAAAAGCCCCAGACATCCCACTG GGGGCGACGGTCCGGAATGAGATGGAAAGCGTTGTGATTAGCCGCATTGTTCGTGGTGGCGCCGCAGAGCGAAGCGGACTTCTGTCGGAGGGAGATGAGATCCTGGAGATCAACGGCATCGAGATCCGAGGAAAAGACGTCAACCAAGTCTTTGACATTCTG GCGGACATGCACGGACTCCTGACCTTCGTGTTGATTCCCAGCAATCAGATCAAACCTCCGCCGGTCAAGGAGACAGTA ATCCACGTAAAAGCTCACTTCGACTACGACCCCTCAGATGACCCCTATGTACCCTGTAGAGAGTTGGGCCTGTCCTTCCAGAAAGGAGATATCCTCCACATCATCAGTCAGTCGGATCCAAACTGGTGGCAGGCGTACCGAGACGGAGACGAGGACAATCAACCACTTGCAGGACTGGTTCCAG GGAAGAGTTTCCAGCAGCAGAGAGAGGCCATGAAACAGACTATAGAAGAGGACAAGGAGCCGGAAAAATCTG ggaAGCTGTGGTGTGCGAAAAAGaacaagaggaagaggaagaagttGCAGTACAACACTCACAGGAATGAAG ACCCGGATCACGAGGACATCCTCACCTATGAGGAGATGGCTCTCTATCACCAGCCAGCCAACAGGAAGCGGCCGATCGCCCTCATTGGTCCAAACGGCTGTGGACAGACGGAGCTGAGACAAAGACTGCTGAGAAGCCAGCCAGACCGGTTCTCTGGAGCTGCCCAGC ACACCACCCGCAGCCGCCGTGACGGCGAACAGAGCGGCCGTGACTTCATCTTTGTGTCCCGGCAGACCTTCGAGGCCGAGCTGGCAGTAG GGAAGCTGATTGAGTCGGTGGAGTCTGAGAAGAACCTGTACGGAACCAGCACCGACTCAGTGAGGCAGGTCATCAACACTGGAAGAATCTGCGTGCTGTGTCTGCACACACAG GGCCTGAAGGTGCTGAGGAGTTCGGACCTGAAGCCGTACATCATCTTCATCGCCCCGCCCTCCCAGGAGCGCCTGCGAGCTCTGCTGGCCAAAGACAACAAGATCCCCAAG CCGGAGGAGCTCCGCGACGTGATCGAGAAGGCGCGGGAGATGGAGCAGAGCAGCGGTCACCTGTTTGACGCCGTCATCGTCAACACGGACCTGGACAAGGCCTTCCACGAGCTGCTGAGGCTCATCGACAAGCTGGACACGGAGCCGCAGTGGGTGCCCTGCTCCTGGCTGCGCTGA